Proteins from a genomic interval of Fundulus heteroclitus isolate FHET01 chromosome 21, MU-UCD_Fhet_4.1, whole genome shotgun sequence:
- the LOC105918115 gene encoding regulator of G-protein signaling 20, producing MGSERAEMRKRQMQVHQEAAASVLQARHKMGNTPTNASNACCFCWCCCCSCSCLTVRGEEETIQRSTLEQRPEGNSNCEESPKPTLDDARCWAVSFERLMKSAAGRSCFRQFLRTEFSEENMMFWLACEELKKETNKTVVEEKVRQIYEDFISILSPKEVSLDSRVREVINRNMLEPTSCTFDDAQQQIYTLMQRDSYPRYINSSAYTDLLKSLEEPPPEP from the exons ATGGGCTCAGAGCGGGCGGAGATGCGCAAGAGACAGATGCAGGTTCACCAGGAAGCAGCTGCCAGTGTCCTCCAAGCGCGCCACAAAATGGGAAACACCCCCACCAACGCCTCAAACGcctgctgcttctgctggtgctgctgctgtagctgcTCCTG TTTGACTGTTAGAGGCGAGGAAGAAACCATACAGAGGTCAACATTGGAGCAGCGGCCAGAGGGAAACTCTAATTGTGAAGAAAG cccGAAACCCACTCTGGACGACGCTCGCTGCTGGGCGGTGTCGTTTGAGAGGCTGATGAAAAGCGCAGCTGGCCGAAGCTGCTTCAGGCAGTTCCTGAGGACGGAGTTCAGCGAGGAGAACATGATGTTCTGGCTCGCCTGTGAGGAGCTGAAAAAAGAGACGAACAAGACCGTGGTGGAGGAGAAGGTCCGCCAAATATACGAGGACTTCATCTCCATTCTTTCCCCCAAGGAG GTCAGCTTGGACTCCCGCGTTCGTGAGGTGATAAATCGCAACATGCTGGAGCCGACCTCGTGCACGTTCGACGACGCTCAGCAGCAGATCTACACGCTGATGCAGAGAGACTCGTACCCTCGCTACATAAACTCGTCGGCGTACACAGACCTGCTGAAGAGCTTGGAGGAGCCTCCGCCCGAGCCGTGA
- the lypla1 gene encoding acyl-protein thioesterase 1 produces MCGNNMSAPLPAIVPAARKATAAVIFLHGLGDTGHGWAEAFAGIRIPHVKYICPHAPTIPVSLNMRMSMPSWFDIHGLSPEADEDEAGIKRASENIKALIDQEVKNGIPSHRIMLGGFSQGGALSLYTALTTQQKLAGVVALSCWLPLRKSFPQAAASGANKDMHVLQCHGDADPLVPFIFGVQTAEKMKSLINPANITFKSYRGLPHSACPEEMIDVKRFIEKQLPAIRDE; encoded by the exons ATGTGCGGTAACAACATGTCAGCGCCTTTACCTGCCATCGTGCCTGCTGCCCGGAAAGCCACTGCGGCG gTGATTTTTCTGCATGGCCTTGGTGATACTGG GCATGGCTGGGCAGAGGCTTTTGCAGGCATCAGAATACCTCATGTGAAATACATCTGCCCTCATGC CCCCACAATACCTGTTTCTCTGAACATGAGGATGTCCATGCCTTCATG GTTTGATATCCACGGGCTGAGTCCAGAGGCAGATGAAGATGAGGCCGGTATCAAGAGAGCGTCAGAGAACA TTAAAGCTTTGATAGATCAAGAGGTGAAGAACGGGATACCGTCACACAGAATCATGCTGGGGGGGTTTTCGCAG gGCGGAGCTTTGTCTCTGTACACGGCTCTGACAACTCAGCAGAAGCTCGCCGGTGTGGTCGCTCTGAGCTGCTGGCTTCCCCTCCGTAAATCCTTCCCTCAG GCGGCTGCCAGCGGCGCTAACAAGGACATGCATGTCCTGCAGTGCCACGGGGATGCCGACCCCCTCGTCCCGTTCATCTTCGGCGTGCAGACGGCGGAGAAGATGAAGAGCCTCATCAACCCGGCCAACATCACCTTTAAATCGTACCGGGGCCTACCTCACAGTGCCTGCCCGGAG GAAATGATCGACGTCAAGCGGTTCATAGAGAAGCAGCTTCCCGCCATCAGGGACGAGTGA
- the mrpl15 gene encoding 39S ribosomal protein L15, mitochondrial has protein sequence MSFTKKTGGKALDVLQNLPRITLANLRPEPGAKKAERRRGRGQHGGNRSGRGHKGERQRGTRPRLGFEGGQTPFYLLIPKYGFNEGHSLRPQYPPLTLKRLQYLIDLGRVDPTQPIDLTQLVNARGVTIQPMKRDYGVQLVDEGSDIFAAKINIEVQRASEGAIAAIERNGGVITTSFYDPISLGILIKPVPFFMRGQPIPRRMLPREDMVPYYMSAENRGYLADPEEIQQARLALAQKYGYVLPDISKDELCHMLAMRKDVRQIFFGLSPGWVVNMPEKKILKPTDEKLLQYYSS, from the exons ATGTCTTTCACTAAAAAGACCGGCGGTAAGGCACTGGACGTTTTGCAGAATTTGCCGAGAATAACTTTAGCAAATTTACGGCCTGAACCAGGAGCAAAGAAGGCT GAAAGGCGGCGGGGCAGAGGGCAGCACGGTGGCAACAGGAGCGGGAGAGGTCACAAAGGAGAGCGGCAGAGGGGAACCAGACCTCGGCTGGGGTTCGAGGGAGGACAGACCCCCTTCTATTTGTTGATTCCCAAATACGGCTTCAATGAAGGCCACAG TCTGCGTCCACAGTATCCCCCGTTGACGTTGAAACGACTCCAGTATTTGATTGATCTGGGACGGGTCGACCCAACACAGCCCATAGACCTGACCCAGCTTGTCAATGCCAGAGGAGTGACCATCCAGCCTATGAAGAGGGACTATGGAGTCCAGCTTGTTGATGAG GGGTCTGACATTTTTGCAGCAAAAATCAACATTGAGGTTCAGAGAGCGTCTGAGGGAGCCATAGCTGCTATCGAACGAAACGGAGGCGTCATCACCACCAGCTTCTATGATCCCATAAGTCTCG gaaTTCTTATCAAACCCGTCCCGTTCTTCATGCGGGGGCAGCCGATCCCGAGGCGGATGCTGCCGCGGGAGGACATGGTTCCGTATTACATGAGTGCTGAAAACCGAGGTTACTTAGCAGATCCGGAAGAAATCCAGCAGGCCCGCCTGGCCCTGGCGCAGAAGTACGGCTACGTGCTGCCAGATATTTCAAAGGATGAACTTTGTCACATGCTGGCCATGAGGAAGGATGTTCGACAGATCTTCTTTGGCCTGTCTCCAGGCTGGGTCGTTAACATGCCGGAGAAGAAGATCCTGAAACCAACTGACGAGAAACTGCTGCAATATTACTCCTCATAG